A stretch of the Chelonoidis abingdonii isolate Lonesome George chromosome 11, CheloAbing_2.0, whole genome shotgun sequence genome encodes the following:
- the LOC116814966 gene encoding beta-enolase-like, protein MSIQKIYAREILDSRGNPTVEVDLHTTKGCFRAAVPSGASTGIYEALELRDGDKSRYLGKGLSRGVFSSLALELLKSAIEKAGYPDKVVIGMDVAASEFFRSGKYDLDFKSPDDPARYISGEKLGELYQSFIKNYPVVSIEDPFDQDDWETWQKFLTQVPIQIVGDDLTVTNPKRIQKAVELKACNCLLLKVNQIGSVTESIQA, encoded by the exons ATGTCCATCCAGAAGATCTACGCCCGCGAGATCCTGGACTCCCGTGGGAACCCCACGGTCGAGGTGGATCTGCACACGACCAAGG gttGTTTCCGGGCCGCCGTCCCCAGTGGTGCCTCCACTGGTATCTATGAGGCTCTGGAGCTGCGGGACGGTGACAAGTCCCGATACCTGGGCAAAG GGCTGAGCCGTGGCGTGTTCTCCTCCCTAGCACTGGAGCTGCTGAAGTCGGCCATCGAGAAGGCCGGGTACCCCGACAAGGTGGTGATCGGGATGGACGTCGCCGCCTCCGAGTTCTTCCGCAGCGGGAAATACGACTTGGACTTCAAATCCCCCGACGACCCCGCGCGCTACATCAGTGGGGAGAAACTGGGCGAGCTCTACCAGAGCTTCATCAAGAACTACCCCG TGGTGTCCATCGAGGACCCCTTCGACCAGGACGACTGGGAGACCTGGCAGAAGTTCCTGACCCAGGTGCCCATCCAGATTGTGGGAGACGACCTGACGGTGACGAACCCCAAGCGCATCCAGAAGGCCGTGGAGCTGAAAGCCTGCAACTGCCTCCTGCTCAAAGTCAACCAGATCGGCTCCGTCACCGAGTCCATCCAGGCGTAA